Proteins from one Chitinophaga oryzae genomic window:
- a CDS encoding YceI family protein, with product MQRLVSLVFMGSAIILMSLSSPATAGNNKPAKAVTNTKKATTYQVDKSQSKLNWVGKKVTGQHSGTINVSDGKLDIENNVLKGGNFSLDTRSIAVTDIKDADGNAKLVGHLKSEDFFGVEKFPTANFVITKVTPKGSGKYDITGNLTIKGITNPITFPATVAVAGNNVSAKADIKVDRTKYNIRYGSKSFFEGIGDKAIYDEFDLAVELVANAR from the coding sequence ATGCAACGACTAGTATCCCTGGTATTCATGGGAAGCGCCATCATACTGATGTCTTTATCCTCTCCTGCAACTGCCGGCAACAATAAGCCTGCAAAAGCTGTCACCAACACTAAAAAAGCAACTACCTACCAGGTAGACAAATCCCAGAGCAAACTAAACTGGGTTGGCAAAAAAGTAACCGGTCAGCACAGCGGCACCATCAACGTATCCGACGGCAAACTGGATATCGAAAACAACGTACTGAAAGGCGGTAACTTTTCACTGGACACCCGCAGCATCGCGGTTACCGACATCAAAGATGCCGACGGCAACGCCAAACTGGTAGGCCACCTGAAAAGCGAAGACTTCTTCGGCGTGGAAAAATTCCCGACTGCCAATTTCGTGATTACCAAAGTAACGCCTAAAGGCAGCGGTAAATATGATATTACCGGTAACCTGACCATCAAAGGCATTACCAACCCGATCACTTTCCCTGCCACCGTGGCTGTTGCAGGCAACAATGTATCTGCCAAAGCGGACATTAAAGTGGACCGTACCAAATACAACATCCGTTACGGTTCCAAAAGCTTCTTCGAAGGTATCGGCGACAAAGCCATCTACGACGAATTTGACCTCGCCGTGGAACTGGTGGCAAACGCCCGGTAA
- a CDS encoding peroxiredoxin family protein — protein sequence MKTHKSLFLTGLLSASLLGATAATPDKPFVREGIWRGVFTLNESQVPFNFELKGKDPEHAVFTLLNGSRRDDFHVQRIGADSLFIKMNTYDAALVAKIKDDGKITGEYRSLVPNFRGNALPFSAEYGHSYRFAPPGTEAAPQHDISGKWDLTIYSKEPTPNRVGLLKQQGNKLTGVIMSVVGDSRELEGTVHGDEFELSGFTGPSPIYIKGKINDDKSLTGELSLGIYNNIKFDGSKNAAAELPDPYALTFLKEGYKKLDFSLPDLDGKTVSLSDGKYKGKVVIVEIIGTWCPNCTDQTSFLSPWYNKNKDRGVEAIAIGFEQKDDLEYARYTLGKLKEKYNIQYDILFGGIADKKVASEKLPALNRMMAFPTTIIIDRKGEVRQIHTGYTGEITGKYYQDYVARWNKDLDALIAEK from the coding sequence ATGAAAACACATAAGTCACTTTTCCTCACCGGCCTGCTGTCTGCTTCCCTGCTGGGCGCTACCGCTGCCACCCCCGACAAACCCTTTGTCCGCGAAGGCATCTGGCGCGGCGTCTTTACCCTCAACGAATCACAGGTGCCGTTTAATTTCGAGCTGAAAGGCAAAGACCCGGAACATGCTGTGTTTACGCTGCTCAACGGCTCCCGCCGCGATGACTTTCATGTGCAACGCATCGGCGCCGACTCCCTCTTCATCAAAATGAATACCTACGACGCCGCCCTCGTAGCCAAAATAAAAGACGACGGCAAAATTACCGGAGAATACCGCAGCCTGGTACCCAATTTCCGCGGCAACGCACTCCCATTCTCCGCTGAATACGGCCACAGCTACCGCTTTGCGCCCCCCGGCACGGAAGCGGCACCACAGCATGATATCAGCGGCAAATGGGACCTCACCATATACAGCAAAGAACCTACGCCCAACCGTGTAGGCCTGCTGAAACAACAGGGCAACAAACTCACCGGCGTCATCATGTCGGTAGTGGGCGACAGCCGCGAACTGGAAGGTACCGTCCACGGCGACGAATTTGAGCTGTCCGGCTTTACAGGCCCCAGTCCCATCTACATCAAAGGAAAAATAAATGATGACAAATCCCTGACCGGAGAACTCAGCCTCGGGATCTACAACAACATCAAATTTGACGGCAGCAAAAATGCGGCAGCGGAACTACCGGACCCGTACGCGCTCACTTTTCTCAAAGAAGGCTACAAAAAACTGGACTTCTCCCTGCCTGACCTGGACGGCAAAACAGTCTCCCTCAGCGACGGGAAATACAAAGGCAAAGTGGTGATCGTGGAAATCATCGGCACCTGGTGTCCCAACTGTACAGACCAGACCTCCTTCCTCTCCCCCTGGTACAATAAAAACAAAGACAGGGGCGTAGAAGCGATCGCTATTGGTTTTGAACAGAAAGACGACCTGGAATATGCCCGCTATACGCTGGGTAAACTGAAAGAAAAATACAACATACAATATGATATTCTTTTTGGTGGCATTGCTGATAAGAAAGTGGCGTCAGAGAAACTACCGGCGCTCAACCGCATGATGGCTTTCCCCACCACCATCATTATAGACCGTAAAGGAGAAGTCAGACAGATACACACCGGCTACACGGGTGAAATCACCGGAAAATACTACCAGGATTATGTAGCGCGGTGGAACAAAGACCTGGACGCACTGATTGCAGAAAAATAA